From Columba livia isolate bColLiv1 breed racing homer chromosome 7, bColLiv1.pat.W.v2, whole genome shotgun sequence, one genomic window encodes:
- the LOC102087790 gene encoding olfactory receptor 14A16: MWKMSNSSSLTEFLLLAFTDTRELQLLHFWLFLGIYLAALLSNGLIITTIACDQHLHTPMYFFLLNLSMLDLGSISTTVPKSMANSLWDTWAISYAGCAAQVFFYFFSATAEFSLLTIMAYDRYIAICKPLHYGTLLGSRACVHMAAAAWATGFLNALLHTANTFSLPLCTSNAVDQFFCEVPQILKLSCSDSYLREFGLLLVSISVILISFVFIVVSYVQIFRAVLRIPSEQGRHKAFSTCLPHLAVISLDIITGTFTYLKPPSVSSPSLNLVVSVLYSVVPPAVNPLIYSMRNQELKDALRKLIAGCFSKAINCPSSAHH; the protein is encoded by the coding sequence ATGTGgaaaatgtccaacagcagctccttgacagagttcctcctcctggcattcacagacacacgggagctgcagctcttgcacttctggctcttcctgggcatctacctggctgccctcctgagcaacggcctcatcatcaccaccatagcctgtgaccagcacctccacacccccatgtacttcttcctgctcaacctctccatgctcgacctgggctccatctctaccactgtccccaagtccatggccaattccctctgggacacctgGGCTATctcctatgcaggatgtgctgcacaggtctttttttattttttctctgctacAGCAGAATTTtctcttctcaccatcatggcctatgaccgctacattgccatctgcaaacccctgcactacgggaccctcctgggcagcagagcttgtgtgcacatggcagcagctgcctgggccactgggtttctcaatgctctgctgcacacggccaatacgttttcactgccactgtgcacGAGcaatgctgtggaccagttcttctgtgaagtcccccagatcctcaagctctcctgctcagactcctacctcagggagtTTGGGCTTCTTCTGGTTAGTATCTCAGTAATATtaatctcttttgttttcatagtggtgtcctatgtgcagatcttcagggccgtgctgaggatcccctctgagcagggacggcacaaagccttttccacgtgcctccctcacctggctgtgATCTCCCTAGATATCATCACTGGCACGTTtacctacctgaagcccccctccgtctcttccccatccctgaaCCTGGTGGtttctgttctgtactcagtggtgcctccagcagtgaaccccctcatctacagcatgaggaaccaggagctcaaggatgccctgaggaaactaATAGCTGGatgcttttcaaaagcaataaacTGCCCATCTTCTGCACATCACTGA